The genomic window TGAAGAGCCAGGCGCCTGAAGGTAGGGAAACAGAAAGCTTCGATGCTTTAAGCACAAGTGCGGCTGCCGCTGGACAAAAGTTTGGAAGTTGGATTTCCTTTTATCCTGCAAAGCCGTGCGGCAAGGCGCCGTATTGCTGACCGATTTAGATGAGAATTTGCGTCCGCTCAGAGCTGGATTCCCTGGCCCGACCTATCGAGAAATCACACCACCATGTCCGTTCGCGTCCTGCGCCTCTTACCCGCGCTTTGTCTTGCGGGAGTACTTGCTGCGGCTGGCAGCCAGCCCGCATTCGCCCAGAGCGGCGGCGATCAAGGAGCCGCTGACAAGGCGAAACAACAGCCGAGTGGCGAGGCCAAGAAAGAGCCTTCGCAGCGCAAGGCGGACGACTTGATGGAGGTGTCCCGTCAGATTACCGGCCCGGCGGGCAATCCGGAATGCGTCTGGCTCGGCCGCCGGGTGGTGAATTTGCTCTGGCGCGACGACATGGACACCGCTTTCCGTCATCTTGATCTTTATGACCGCTTTGGATGCCCGGGCGGGCACATTCAGGCGACCTTCCGCTGCGTCGTCAGGCAGGGTTCGATCGACCCGAAAGCACCAGATACCCTGCAGGGACGGGTGAACACCTGTTGGGTCAATCCTGCGGCACCGCCGGCGCCGGCGGCTGCAGCAAATTCACCGCAATCCGGAACATCCACACAGTAAAAGAGTTGTCTGTCCGGCTGCGTGCGGCGTCATTAAAACGCCACGTCCGGATTTAAATTGTAGAGCCGCCTCGTTCGAGGTATTTTGCATCGCAGCAGGCGCCTTCCCAGGGG from Pseudorhodoplanes sp. includes these protein-coding regions:
- a CDS encoding beta-1-3, beta-1-6-glucan biosynthesis protein — protein: MSVRVLRLLPALCLAGVLAAAGSQPAFAQSGGDQGAADKAKQQPSGEAKKEPSQRKADDLMEVSRQITGPAGNPECVWLGRRVVNLLWRDDMDTAFRHLDLYDRFGCPGGHIQATFRCVVRQGSIDPKAPDTLQGRVNTCWVNPAAPPAPAAAANSPQSGTSTQ